From Candidatus Poribacteria bacterium, a single genomic window includes:
- a CDS encoding tyrosine-type recombinase/integrase: MKGTRPLDNAEIKAVSESFEGQFAIRNRSLFLLGVSIGGRIDELLSLTIGDVWQNDKPVKDVLYNKEIVKGGEVARAVPLNADGRAAVLDIMAWHTERAGLFGAVDKDTPLFVSRVKNKNGTPKRMTTQAGSDALMAAFDKAGLNGKLGTHSMRKSFAQRLYSQTNDIFVVQEMLGHKNVATTQKYLGVNYAEVREALELMSVLVAGTEKKQATPVHRASDDSLIAELAKRGYNVTGVAK, from the coding sequence ATGAAAGGCACACGACCCCTTGACAACGCAGAAATCAAAGCGGTTTCAGAATCTTTTGAGGGACAGTTCGCTATCCGTAACCGATCGCTGTTTCTGTTAGGTGTTTCCATCGGTGGACGCATTGATGAGCTCTTATCGCTCACCATCGGCGATGTGTGGCAGAACGACAAGCCTGTTAAAGATGTGCTTTACAACAAGGAGATCGTCAAAGGTGGCGAGGTGGCTCGCGCGGTACCGCTAAATGCGGACGGTCGGGCTGCGGTGTTAGACATCATGGCATGGCACACGGAAAGGGCAGGGCTGTTCGGCGCAGTCGATAAGGACACACCGCTGTTCGTCTCACGCGTCAAGAACAAAAATGGGACACCCAAGCGGATGACCACGCAGGCAGGCAGCGACGCGCTCATGGCAGCGTTTGACAAGGCAGGACTCAACGGTAAGCTCGGCACGCACTCGATGCGTAAATCGTTCGCGCAACGCTTGTATTCACAAACCAACGATATTTTTGTTGTCCAAGAGATGCTCGGACACAAGAATGTTGCCACAACACAGAAGTATCTCGGTGTCAATTATGCCGAAGTACGCGAAGCTCTCGAACTGATGTCTGTGCTTGTCGCAGGCACAGAGAAGAAACAAGCCACACCGGTACACCGTGCCAGCGATGATTCGCTGATTGCGGAACTCGCCAAGCGCGGGTATAACGTCACGGGTGTGGCGAAGTAA